The DNA window AATCAGAAATCCTAGAACAGATAGACCGAGATGTGAAGAGAACACATCCTGAAATGCCCTTTTTCTCTGCCAAGTCTAACCAGGTTTCACTCCAGTGCCTTGGAATTTCTTATTTCCATCTAAACTACAAACAATTGTCACTTGgactaattttttcaaacacaTTTCAGGAATCTCTAAGGCGTATTCTCATTatcttttcaaaattaaatactaGTATAAGATACGTGCAAGGGATGAATGAAGTTTTGGCACCTcttttttatgtattcaaGAATGACCCTGATGCAAGCAACTCGGTATGTTCTTCCACTGTTTAATACATGTTTCTCATGAAGAAGAGTTATTAGCATTTAACATCTAGGATAACAGTATATTCTGTGTGGGGGTATCAAGATTCAAATCTATCTGCGTTTCCCTCTCTTGCTCATTACAtggaacaaataaatttattgtggatattttgagtttttttagaagaccaaatgaattatttttggagAATTAGACTAATAGTTCATTTGTATGAATATTAATTCACAACTGGGTTTGTTTCATGAATGGTTCTGAGATGTCTTCATTAGCTGAATTattcaattttgaaattaCAGGCCTCGGCTGAAGCAGacactttcttttgctttgtTGAATTACTCAGTGGCTTTAAAGAAAACTACTGTAAGCATCTTGACAACAGCCAAGTGGGTATTCGATCTACACTTTCAAAGTTGTCTCAGCTCTTGAAGAGACATGATGAAGAGCTATGGCGACATATGGAGATCACTACAAAGGTAGGAATTAATCAGTAATGTATTTCAGACAGCAAATATACTGTAGCATGCGGAATTGCACCAAGAAAAACTTGTCATGTTATTTCTCCAATAGCTAATATTGGATGCCTTAACCATCCAAAATGTCACATATTTTCCACTTTTCTACTTACTGGCTTAAGTAAAGATGCTAGCATTACCACTGGAAAGGAACTGGTCTATTTTCTCACATTTTACAGTTAAAGTTGCTCTTATTTCCTTGTAAATTAAACAGTAACATATTGTTTAGGTTTATTTTCTGACAAAATACTAACGTTGATAGCATGCTATATGGTTGTATTGGGTAAATATAGTTGCTTTAGTATGTCACCCCTCTATTGTTGATATTCATGCTTGAATAATGAAAATACAGGTATACCCACAATACTATGCGTTTAGATGGATCACATTACTGTTGACAATGGAGTTCAGCTTCAATGTGTGCATTCACATTTGGGATGCTATTTTGGGTGATCCGGAAGGCCCTCCGGTATGTAACCTCTTGACTAAGCCTCTAAGCTATGTTTGCAGTCATGTTACTTGCACTAATTCAGGGGGTCAACACTTTGCATGTTCTTGTGCAGGACACCTTGCTGAGGATATGCTGTGCCATGCTTATCCTTGTCCGGAGGCGCCTCCTTGCTGGAGACTTCACTGCCAACATCCAGCTTCTGCAACACTACCCACTGACTAACATTGACCACCTCCTTCACATTGCTAACCGACTGAGAGGAAGCGTAGCCAGCTAGTgatgcattttctttttctgcatAGTTGTACCTTAATCTTTGCCGTGTGTGTTCATCTGATCATATTGCAAGGCAAACACAACGGTAGATAGCTTGAAAGTTAGGTGGATGTGCTTATCCCATTTTGGTGTGGGTGTGTGGCTGGATGCATTTCTTCTTGTGTTTACATAAGAAACATCTCCTCCCTATGGAAAAAAGGATCAGTTTTTCTTGTTCATATGAAAAGTTGTTGTTTGATGTGTTACCTTATAGACTAGAGAGATGAGGGGGGACTTAGAGACTAGTAGGAAAGAACTATGGTTGAGCACCTCATAAACAAATCAATAGTTTTTAAGAGCTTTAGCCATTAGTTATATCTGTCAATGTTGGATAAAAATTCCTGCTTCCTCAAAAGTGTTCTTGCCTTCTTGGTCTCAGTTGCGTCTGTAACCGAAATATGTACTGTGGACTTTGAGAAAATCAGGATGAAAGTTGTAGACTTGAATAAgagtttctttaaaattcacatttgtactaatttttttacttgtaaggAATTGCAAATACTCGCATTCGTTTAATTTTACTGGGTATGTTGACTTTAATATGGGGTGTGATGGTTGTTTTGTGTGGCTGTTATGCGATGCGTTGCATTACATTACGTTGGCAGCCAACTAACCGCCATTATGGAGAACTTTGATGACAGCGGCCATATGATCGTTAATGAAAAATCTAATGATAGTTCTTTTTGGTTGCTGATGAAGGCTGATAATTCTTTTGCGAACATTATTTGGCCTGAGCCTTTGAGAAACTTGGGGAGGTcgcatattattaaaaataatagttCAAATTTGTAAAAGTGTGAGCTACGCTTCAATTTTccttaataataaaataatagttcAAATTTGTTAAAGAGTGAGTTACGCTCCAAGAAAAGTACtatatttgttctaaaatataaatatttttagtttgtttagaaaaaatacCAAGATAAGGTTAAAAGATTGTCTTTCAATCATTTcaattgtcatattttttttgaaattttcggTGGttagattttgaattttgaattgaacaTATCTCTTTTCCAAGTACTCGATTTACTCTGGAATCATTAGAATAATAGAAATCAACcttaaaattcttatattgtagtataaaatttaaatcataaaaatatttatgttttggcAGAGAGAGTACTTAATAAGGCATAATGGAAAGGAACATATACCTATTTACATAACAAATCCTATGGTAGGTCGCAAATTAGGGGAATTTGTGCCTACTCAGCATTTCACGAGGCGTATAGACAAAAGTGAGAATACATATCTCCTAATATCTAAAGGGAAAATTGTGACAAGCCCTAAATGCCACTTTTAGTTTGGGATCTCTATAAGTTGATTTGTTACCAATATCTCatcctaatttattttgtttaagaTTGCCCCCCTAT is part of the Oryza brachyantha chromosome 11, ObraRS2, whole genome shotgun sequence genome and encodes:
- the LOC102712762 gene encoding TBC1 domain family member 13-like encodes the protein MRKKKAAAAAAPVPEWLNSPLWSAPPPAPAPPDPYGADLSPPPPPPPPTPKPPPPAAPPPSYEQAVGSSRSGEREEEEDGGGAALRAHLLADFKLALSKKVVNMGELRRLACLGVPDGGAGVRPLVWKLLLGYLPTERAFWPHELEKKRSQYSAYRDEFLLNPSEKIRRFEESKLLRKKELNSDNIGLLPRSKVTNEEHPLSFGKSSLWNQYFQESEILEQIDRDVKRTHPEMPFFSAKSNQESLRRILIIFSKLNTSIRYVQGMNEVLAPLFYVFKNDPDASNSASAEADTFFCFVELLSGFKENYCKHLDNSQVGIRSTLSKLSQLLKRHDEELWRHMEITTKVYPQYYAFRWITLLLTMEFSFNVCIHIWDAILGDPEGPPDTLLRICCAMLILVRRRLLAGDFTANIQLLQHYPLTNIDHLLHIANRLRGSVAS